One window from the genome of Anolis sagrei isolate rAnoSag1 chromosome 4, rAnoSag1.mat, whole genome shotgun sequence encodes:
- the LOC137096790 gene encoding mas-related G-protein coupled receptor member H-like, with protein MGSTLSLNSTDKQQNCHGNYSTCSGNFTNVLNKAELFYDHFSSIAFLSAGNLTWLVIFALTILISIVGMVGNGSVIWLLGFHVKKNNFTIYVLNLAITDFAMIMSVNTSGILMITHTSKKCDVIKIALLLGQFSSFTYNVGLYLLTAISVERCLSILFPIWVRCHRPKHLSTIVSLLFWIVSALITGAEFLLEYFCLLDFWLTSVRIVTGINLFLFTPVMVISTLILFIKMCFRYQPGKLHNILLIILLFFIITAVPISIFFFFSIIDYNFNSIAVPTYILLGVLNSSLNPVIYFFVGNQCTCQSWESMKVVFQRVFKDETELNG; from the coding sequence ATGGGAAGCACTCTTTCTCTGAACAGTACAGACAAACAACAAAACTGTCATGGGAATTATTCAACTTGCAGTGGCAACTTTACAAATGTTCTCAATAAAGCTGAATTGTTTTACGACCATTTTTCCAGTATAGCATTCTTATCCGCAGGCAACTTAACTTGGCTCGTGATTTTTGCCCTAACCATCCTTATTAGCATTGTGGGGATGGTAGGAAATGGAAGTGTGATTTGGCTGCTTGGCTTCCATGTTAAGAAAAATAATTTCACCATCTATGTCTTGAACTTAGCTATCACTGATTTTGCTATGATTATGAGTGTAAATACTTCAGGTATATTAATGATCACTCATACATCAAAAAAATGTGATGTCATTAAAATAGCGTTGCTTTTGGGGCAATTCAGTAGCTTCACATATAATGTGGGTTTATATCTTCTAACAGCCATTAGTGTGGAAAGGTGcctttccattctctttcccATCTGGGTCCGTTGTCACCGGCCAAAGCACCTTTCCACCATTGTATCACTGCTGTTCTGGATAGTGTCTGCCCTGATTACTGGAGCTGAATTCTTGCTTGAATATTTTTGTTTACTAGACTTTTGGCTTACATCTGTCAGGATTGTGACTGGTATAAACCTCTTTCTCTTCACACCAGTCATGGTGATCTCAACTCTAATCCTATTTATCAAGATGTGCTTTAGATACCAGCCAGGAAAGCTGCACAACATTCTGCTGATAATTCTCCTTTTCTTCATTATCACTGCAGTTCCAAttagcatttttttcttcttctccatcaTTGATTATAATTTTAATTCTATTGCCGTTCCAACTTATATACTTTTAGGTGTTCTGAATAGCAGCCTCAACCCAGTTATTTACTTTTTTGTTGGGAATCAGTGCACCTGTCAATCCTGGGAATCAATGAAAGTTGTATTCCAAAGGGTTTTTAAAGATGAAACAGAGCTTAACGGATAG